A stretch of the Aggregicoccus sp. 17bor-14 genome encodes the following:
- a CDS encoding VOC family protein, whose translation MELVNDHQFPMPREGFVVTHFITSRDVERSAAFYRDVLGGEVVSEGRPTAVRLANSWIIINDGGGPTDDKPDVSLEPPSDAHKTSSFLNLRVADMDACYAQWKQRGAEFVTPPRKHAHEIRCYIRDPDGYLIEVGQTTPSPAWPPGPTH comes from the coding sequence ATGGAGCTCGTGAACGACCACCAATTCCCCATGCCGCGCGAAGGCTTCGTCGTCACGCACTTCATCACCAGTCGGGACGTCGAGCGCTCGGCGGCGTTCTACCGGGACGTGCTCGGGGGCGAGGTCGTCAGCGAGGGCAGGCCCACGGCGGTCAGGCTGGCCAACAGCTGGATCATCATCAACGACGGGGGTGGACCCACCGACGACAAGCCGGACGTCTCCCTCGAGCCACCGAGCGACGCGCACAAGACCAGCTCGTTCCTGAACCTCCGCGTCGCAGACATGGACGCGTGCTACGCCCAATGGAAGCAGCGGGGCGCCGAGTTCGTGACCCCACCCCGGAAGCACGCGCACGAGATCCGCTGCTACATCCGCGACCCTGACGGCTACCTCATCGAAGTGGGCCAGACGACTCCCTCCCCTGCATGGCCTCCCGGGCCAACGCACTGA
- a CDS encoding MFS transporter produces the protein MRRAHLIDAHAAVPHDARSIPALAVPLLSLAAFGSSLSLRLTDPLLPHLAQEFSVSLGEAAHVITFFSIAYGLSQLLFGPVGDRYGKYFVIACSSVACALSALLCALAPSFRLLLLARLLAGASAACVIPLSLAWIGDVVPYRDRQPVLARFLIGQILGVSAGALVGGLAADFDNWRLPFFGVASGFVGISLGLFSLNGRLPEHARSTHRAEGAVLRRTAAEFVQVLSRPWARVVLLAVFLEGGCLYGAFAFIASHLYLVHHLTLTAAGALVTLFGFGGLVFALLSARLVRGLGEVGLTSWGGVLIAASLAATGLSPVWWVAVPGCFGAGLGFYMLHNTLQINATQMAPERRGTAVSAFSSSFFLGQSAGVALAGTSVERFGTAPVIVAGGVGVLLVALHVSRRIRLRQAT, from the coding sequence GTGAGACGAGCGCATCTGATCGACGCCCACGCTGCCGTGCCGCACGACGCGCGATCGATCCCCGCGCTCGCCGTGCCGCTGCTCTCGCTTGCCGCCTTCGGCAGCAGCCTCTCGCTGCGCTTGACCGACCCGCTGCTACCGCACCTGGCGCAGGAGTTCTCCGTCTCGCTCGGCGAAGCGGCGCATGTGATCACCTTCTTCTCCATCGCCTACGGCCTGTCGCAGCTGCTCTTCGGCCCGGTCGGCGACCGCTACGGCAAATACTTCGTCATTGCCTGCAGCAGCGTGGCCTGCGCGCTCAGCGCCTTGCTGTGCGCCCTCGCGCCCAGCTTCCGGCTGCTCCTGCTCGCACGCCTGCTGGCGGGCGCCAGCGCGGCCTGCGTCATCCCGCTGTCGCTGGCGTGGATCGGCGACGTGGTGCCGTACCGGGATCGCCAGCCGGTCCTGGCGCGCTTCCTGATCGGCCAGATCCTCGGGGTGTCCGCCGGCGCGCTGGTGGGGGGGCTCGCAGCCGACTTCGACAACTGGCGGCTGCCGTTCTTCGGCGTGGCCTCCGGCTTCGTCGGCATCAGCCTGGGCCTGTTCTCGCTGAATGGGCGTCTGCCCGAGCATGCCCGGAGCACCCATCGCGCCGAAGGCGCCGTGCTGCGCCGCACGGCCGCGGAGTTCGTGCAGGTGCTCTCACGGCCGTGGGCGCGGGTGGTGCTGCTGGCCGTGTTCCTCGAGGGTGGGTGCCTCTACGGTGCGTTCGCCTTCATCGCCTCGCACCTGTACCTCGTGCACCACCTGACGCTGACCGCAGCGGGCGCGCTGGTGACGCTGTTCGGCTTCGGCGGGCTGGTGTTCGCCCTGCTGTCGGCACGGCTGGTGCGTGGCCTCGGCGAGGTCGGGCTCACCTCGTGGGGCGGCGTGTTGATCGCGGCCTCACTCGCGGCCACCGGCCTGTCGCCGGTGTGGTGGGTGGCCGTCCCCGGTTGCTTCGGCGCCGGGCTGGGGTTCTACATGCTGCACAACACGCTGCAGATCAATGCCACGCAGATGGCGCCGGAGCGCCGCGGCACGGCCGTCTCCGCGTTCTCCTCGAGCTTCTTCCTCGGCCAATCCGCGGGCGTCGCGCTGGCGGGCACCAGCGTGGAACGCTTCGGCACCGCCCCGGTCATCGTGGCCGGCGGGGTGGGCGTTCTCCTCGTTGCCCTCCACGTCAGCCGGCGCATCCGCCTGCGCCAGGCCACCTGA